A stretch of the Aphis gossypii isolate Hap1 chromosome 2, ASM2018417v2, whole genome shotgun sequence genome encodes the following:
- the LOC126549875 gene encoding ATP-dependent DNA helicase PIF1-like, with translation MILLAGDFRQTLPVIPRSTPAYELNACLKSSSLWKHVKVLHLSKNMRVELQNDQSGNIFSKQLIDIGNGKFPIDMLTGCINFPLSFCQLTRSKDELIQKVFPDVSQNYRNHDWLSERAILAAKNIDVNELNFKIQEQITGELMIYKSVDSATNQDDVVNYPPEFLNSLDLPGLPPHNLQLKVGSVVIMLRNINQPRLCNGTRLAIKKLLNNVIEATILKGKYKGEDVLIPRIPMIPTDVPFEFKRLQFPVRLAFAMTINKSQGQSLSVCGINLENPCFSHGQLYVACSRVGKPSDLFIYAPGNQTRNIVYHKVLQ, from the coding sequence atgattttattagcaGGAGATTTTCGTCAAACATTGCCGGTGATTCCACGATCAACGCCAGCTTATGAACTCAATGCATGTCTAAAGTCCTCCAGTTTGTGGAAACATGTCAAAGTACTTCATTTAAGCAAGAATATGCGTGTCGAGTTGCAAAATGACCAATCTGGAAACATATTCTCTAAACAACTCATTGACATTGGTAATGGCAAATTTCCTATAGACATGTTGACTGGCTGCATTAACTTTCCTCTAAGTTTTTGTCAGTTAACTCGATCAAAAGATGAACTTATTCAGAAGGTGTTTCCAGATGTTTCTCAAAATTACAGAAACCATGATTGGTTGAGCGAACGAGCTATACTGGCTGCAAAAAACATAgatgtaaatgaattaaatttcaaaattcaagaaCAAATTACAGGCGAATTGATGATATATAAATCAGTTGATTCGGCTACTAATCAAGATGATGTAGTCAACTATCCACCGGAATTTTTAAACTCGCTGGATTTGCCAGGATTGCCACCTCACAATCTTCAATTAAAGGTTGGATCGGTGGTTATAATGTTGCGAAATATCAACCAACCGCGTCTTTGCAACGGTACACGGttagcgataaaaaaattactaaacaatGTGATAGAAGCAACTATACTCAAAGGAAAGTATAAAGGAGAAGATGTTCTCATACCGCGCATCCCAATGATTCCGACTGATGTGCCATTTGAGTTTAAACGACTACAGTTTCCAGTGCGTCTTGCTTTTGCTATGACTATAAACAAGTCCCAGGGGCAATCATTAAGTGTTTGTGGTATTAATCTAGAAAACCCATGTTTCTCACATGGTCAATTGTATGTTGCCTGTTCCCGTGTTGGAAAACCATCAGATTTGTTTATCTATGCGCCAGGTAATCAAACAAGAAACATCGTATACCACAAAGtactacaatga
- the LOC126550034 gene encoding uncharacterized protein LOC126550034 has product MNHYYWASSLLLFAVVLNSAVAFKIPGLSSGGNSGSINRSPPPPGNRAPTANAGGHRGPESEYMGPVFIIRELDKDKGEYDAFVTTGGIQEVRPPPMSDRSLPPQQQGKPSAVRDDEDSEHFGVLVTPETVRRLDRDEKLKASSINVTMSVLLSAASSRMPWLLVLHRKQYPHLFEYQQQQPSQSHHQYQAQQPQHQQQQHQQQQQQQQYQQPPQYLQPAQSEAVQADVIPGLQHPQVPQRRRYQTDRQRRSMLYAADDSRAPPMPFEHQLLSTMCYNFVRDYYSSEQSPPRLPIALADVSAVYGDDRRQPEPEQYGRYRQDVYLDADAYAAAATATGPSGRVQKSQPPPPSSPAQHSPPVETVATIRPEEEQQQQSDGVIVGMTIPKRVS; this is encoded by the exons ATGAACCACTATTATTGGGCATCGTCGTTGTTGCTCTTCGCCGTCGTCTTGAACTCGGCCGTCGCGTTCAAGATACCAg GATTATCGTCGGGAGGTAATAGCGGTAGTATCAACAGATCGCCACCACCGCCCGGAAATCGGGCACCAACGGCCAATGCCGGCGGCCACAGAGGACCGGAATCCGAGTATATGGGTCCGGTGTTCATAATCAGAGAGCTGGACAAGGACAAAGGAGAGTACGACGCGTTCGTGACCACCGGCGGCATACAAGAGGTGAGACCGCCGCCAATGAGTGACAGGTCGCTACCACCACAGCAGCAAGGCAAACCGTCCGCCGTCAGGGACGACGAGGACTCAGAGCATTTTGGAGTGTTGGTCACTCCCGAAACGGTCAGGCGACTGGACCGGGACGAAAAGCTAAAGGCGTCGTCCATCAACGTGACCATGTCCGTCCTCCTGTCGGCCGCTTCCTCGCGGATGCCCTGGCTGCTCGTCTTGCACCGCAAACAGTATCCGCACCTGTTCGAGTACCAGCAACAGCAGCCCTCCCAGTCTCACCACCAGTATCAGGCTCAACAGCCACAACATCAGCAACAGCAACaccagcagcagcaacagcaacagcaataCCAGCAGCCACCGCAATACCTTCAACCGGCGCAGTCGGAAGCCGTGCAGGCGGACGTCATCCCGGGGCTGCAGCATCCGCAAGTGCCGCAGCGTCGCCGGTACCAGACGGACAGGCAGCGCCGGTCCATGCTGTACGCCGCCGACGACAGCCGAGCGCCGCCGATGCCGTTCGAGCACCAACTGCTGTCCACCATGTGCTATAACTTTGTCCGGGACTACTACTCGTCTGAACAGTCACCTCCGAGACTTCCGATTGCTCTGGCCGACGTGAGCGCCGTGTATGGTGACGACAGACGGCAACCAGAACCGGAACAATACGGCCGGTACCGGCAAGACGTCTATTTGGACGCCGACGCTTACGCTGCTGCAGCCACAGCCACCGGCCCTTCCGGTCGCGTCCAAAAGTCGCAGCCGCCTCCTCCTTCGTCACCAGCTCAACATTCTCCACCTGTGGAGACTGTCGCGACCATTCGACCGGAAGAAGAGCAGCAGCAGCAATCCGACGGCGTGATCGTCGGCATGACGATCCCAAAACGCGTTTCCTAG